A region of Marasmius oreades isolate 03SP1 chromosome 9, whole genome shotgun sequence DNA encodes the following proteins:
- a CDS encoding uncharacterized protein (MEROPS:MER0086098), translating into MGSAKKQHAKTFRTRATRSTGKANLLTSDPSRNTELLNNQLRSLGLYAAPTLGDGNCLFRALSDQYYGSPSKHHQVRRDICDFIEDHPERYEGFVDVDEFGDAGARKGKGGGLKAYVAGMRQNAVYGGHMELSAFAQLTQRNIKVIQPGLVYVIQYDPPEPSTSNVAKSPTTPKKRDKKSAVDSPSKSAMAVDDTPSRHTRSSAKLEATLNDREKRHRRRELQRKREEEAKRKQVLNTEGEETEEDVQDDDTTVVVNEPQTSGPNIYVAYHDWEHFSSVRNSRGPHSGIPNVEEIPAPSSYASSSSSHTSNSPFSQAGSQTSQSSIPDEQPNEDLSPAKVRKREREKKEREKKEKKVAKGKEKASGKPQPLSSSKGTMSMDRFLRYDPKEAKASKVSVWEVKSEPVDDVLPPPDSTVSLTSGKTGFKLKIPPRKAIASSPPTVLSPSHETIDVDSYPTPSPLTSDTESEEGDVNIDGNEDATMASPTKPTSSTTMGLPTGSAPSAATSPPASHSPSPAPALGVAGSDSLNNGIHSHSKGTSPGSSGNPYLNINMALSYPNLPNPHNNLNMSHSNGSLPNLSNPPQQQVQAQTYMAAMYSYAAAAGYPPYAMYGYPSPNGGASTGSIGSSSGGTGPSHLLQQYPYGFPTGYSYGYGYAYSPSPSPSSGAQAPNLGHRAGDVQVSGPPTPNPYMHMQGPSYPVPYMQTHYSQVQQPPQPQPSPESQTQPQNFIQAPANSLSHLTHLCSPERGERSPKRSFEESFSDDISDMEKDKSSNKSGEGVHSRSMSKDSTQDPTPGVSCSPSRSGFGSGSESEFKRSRIDRWGKRNGSRRSVDNGRKTDNVQVVDGSNNSDLAASDITIRPPMWSDADADVDADADGDPDPDFVEDEPSGLDRGNEDTEEEREVEHKLSSGFISTFTEAYEDHEDPDDDDLEPDINRSQSPSSAPNANGKIKNKAPERTLTRRQRKKLGLPKSHSGAGKIVIPGGKHAQTGPADEWLANGAGRVDVRGFRELKI; encoded by the exons ATGGGATCTGCAAAGAAGCAACATGCAAAGACATTTAGAACGAGGGCTACTAGGTCGACCGGGAAAGCAAAT CTCCTCACATCTGACCCCTCTCGAAACACGGAATTGCTGAACAATCAACTCCGTTCGCTGGGATTATATGCTGCACCTACTTTGGGTGACGGTAACTGTCTTTTTCGAGCGTTGTCGGATCAGTACTACGGGTCGCCCTCCAAGCATCACCAAGTACGGCGAGACATTTGTGATTTCATCGAGGACCATCCCGAGCGATATGAAGGTTTCGTCGATGTGGACGAATTTGGGGATGCAGGGGCGAGGAAAGGCAAGGGTGGCGGGCTGAAGGCTTACGTCGCGGGTATGCGCCAGAACGCGGTTTATGGAGGGCACATGGAGCTCTCAGCGTTCGCACAGTTGACTCAAAGAAACATAAAGGTTATCCAGCCAGGGCTCGTCTACGTCATTCAATATGACCCTCCGGAACCTTCTACGAGCAATGTTGCGAAGTCGCCTACGACACCCAAGAAGCGGGACAAGAAGTCCGCGGTGGATTCACCGTCGAAATCTGCAATGGCTGTTGATGATACCCCTTCACGACATACTCGATCCAGCGCAAAGCTCGAGGCGACTCTGAACGATCGAGAGAAACGTCACAGGCGACGAGAGCTGCAGCGCAAGAGGGAGGAAGAGGCAAAGCGAAAGCAAGTGCTTAATACtgaaggtgaagaaacagaagaggATGTGCAAGACGACGACACCACAGTGGTTGTGAATGAACCTCAAACCAGTGGTCCAAATATCTATGTGGC TTATCACGACTGGGAACATTTCTCTTCCGTTCGGAATTCTCGTGGTCCTCATAGTGGTATACCCAATGTCGAAGAGATCCCAGCCCCATCCTCCTACgcctcgtcgtcgtcctcaCACACATCCAattctcccttctcccagGCAGGATCGCAGACCTCGCAATCATCCATTCCTGATGAGCAACCTAATGAGGATCTTTCTCCGGCCAAAGTTAGGAAGCGtgaaagagagaagaaggagcGCGAGaaaaaggagaagaaggtagccaaggggaaggagaaagctTCAGGAAAGCCCCAGCCGTTGTCATCCTCCAAAGGGACGATGTCGATGGACAGGTTCCTAAGGTACGATCCCAAGGAGGCCAAAGCCTCCAAAGTTAGCGTTTGGGAGGTGAAGTCGGAACCTGTGGATGACGTCTTGCCTCCCCCTGATTCGACTGTTTCATTGACCTCTGGAAAGACTGGTTTCAAACTGAAAATACCTCCGAGGAAAGCTATAGCCTCCTCACCACCTACTGTACTTTCGCCCTCACACGAAACCATCGACGTTGATTCATACCCCACGCCCTCACCCCTAACTTCAGACACGGAGTCAGAGGAGGGTGATGTCAACATAGACGGTAATGAGGACGCCACCATGGCATCCCCAACCAAGCCCACATCGTCAACGACTATGGGCCTACCAACCGGTTCAGCCCCGTCGGCGGCTACCTCTCCTCCAGCATCGCATTCACCTTCACCCGCTCCAGCCCTAGGAGTAGCCGGGTCCGATAGTCTCAATAACGGGATCCATTCGCATAGCAAGGGAACCTCGCCCGGCTCGAGCGGAAACCCGTACCTCAATATCAACATGGCTCTATCGTATCCCAACCTCCCGAATCCACATAACAATCTGAACATGTCGCACTCCAATGGCTCTCTCCCTAACCTTTCGAACCCACCTCAACAGCAGGTTCAAGCGCAAACTTACATGGCTGCGATGTATAGCTATGCAGCAGCAGCGGGATATCCACCGTACGCAATGTATGGCTATCCAAGTCCCAACGGAGGCGCTAGCACTGGCAGTATTGGCAGCAGTTCTGGTGGTACAGGTCCTAGTCACCTCTTACAACAGTACCCGTATGGTTTCCCGACAGGATATAGCTATGGGTATGGGTATGCTTACTCCCCGAGCCCTTCTCCCAGTTCAGGCGCACAGGCGCCAAACCTCGGTCATCGGGCAGGAGACGTCCAAGTCTCGGGCCCTCCGACTCCCAACCCTTACATGCATATGCAGGGCCCTAGCTATCCTGTCCCTTACATGCAGACGCACTATAGTCAGGTACAACAACCCCCTCAGCCTCAGCCATCACCCGAATCACAGACCCAGCCCCAGAACTTTATACAAGCGCCGGCCAACAGTTTATCGCACTTGACACACCTATGTTCACCCGAGCGAGGGGAGCGATCCCCAAAGCGGTCATTTGAAGAGAGCTTCTCGGACGATATTTCGGATATGGAGAAGGATAAATCTAGCAACAAGTCCGGAGAAGGTGTTCATTCAAGGTCAATGAGCAAAGATTCGACTCAGGATCCTACCCCTGGTGTTTCTTGCTCCCCCAGTCGTTCTGGGTTTGGTTCTGGGTCTGAGTCGGAATTCAAGCGGTCGAGAATCGATCGCTGGGGGAAAAGGAACGGTTCGAGACGGAGTGTGGACAACGGTCGCAAGACTGATAATGTTCAAGTTGTGGATGGATCTAATAACTCTGACCTTGCCGCTAGCGACATCACCATCAGACCACCCATGTGGTCAGACGCTGATGCTGATGTTGACGCTGACGCCGATGGCGATCCGGATCCTGACTTTGTTGAGGACGAACCTTCTGGACTTGACCGAGGTAATGAAGATACGgaggaggaaagagaggTAGAGCACAAGCTCTCTTCTGGTTTTATTTCTACCTTCACTGAAGCATATGAAGATCACGAGGACCCAGACGATGACGACCTTGAACCCGACATAAATCGCTCACAATCGCCGTCATCCGCGCCAAACGCTAACGGCAAGATAAAAAATAAAGCACCTGAACGGACACTCACCCGCCGGCAACGCAAGAAGCTGGGGTTGCCCAAGTCGCATTCTGGCGCTGGTAAAATTGTCATTCCCGGTGGGAAACATGCGCAGACAGGACCAGCAGATGAGTGGCTTGCCAACGGCGCGGGTAGAGTGGATGTAAGGGGTTTTAGGGAACTCAAGATTTAA
- a CDS encoding uncharacterized protein (CAZy:CE8): MGLLHWAVLSALYSLSWALTSPPAGALVVRQSGTNSGEYSTVSAAVAALGSGTASKTIFIYPGTYKEQVVFKYGGPLTVYGYSASDKSYKSNQVTITNNLNAQDNGGNDACATVRALSNNLNLYNVNIANTYGKGKQATALSARGTKQGFYGLQVTGYQDTLLADGGNQYYSNSFIEGAVDFIYGKSSAWFGECILSSNGPGAITANSRESPTDPGYYVFDSSDITSSTSGLTGQVYLGRPWRVLARVVYQRSILPDTINPKGWTTMAEGATPIFMEYMNTGAGANTSQRQMETQQAALITHEQVLGSDYNTWIDSSF, translated from the exons ATGGGGCTCCTTCACTGGGCTGTTCTCTCGGCCTTGTATTCGCTCTCTTGGGCATTGACTTCACCACCCGCTGGTGCTCTCGTTGTACGTCAGTCTGGCACAAATTCTGGAGAATATAG TACCGTGAGTGCGGCCGTAGCTGCGTTGGGATCGGGAACTGCCAGTAAAACTATCTTTATTTATCCCG GCACCTACAAAGAACAAGTGGTCTTCAAATATG GAGGACCATTGACTGTCTATGGATACTCAGCTAG cGACAAATCATACAAATCCAACCAGGTGACGATTACCAACAATTTGAACGCGCAGGACAACGGTGGCAATGATGCCTGTGCGACCGTCCGAGCGCTCAGtaacaacctcaacctctatAATGTGAACATAGCCAACACCtatggaaaaggaaaacaagCCACCGCATTGTCCGCCAGGGGTACCAAACAGGGATTCTATGGACTCCAGGTCACTGGTTATCAG GACACCCTCCTTGCTGACGGTGGTAATCAATACTATTCCAACTCTTTCATCGAAGGTGCAGTTGACTTCATCTATGGCAAATCTTCGGCATGGTTCGGGGAATGCATTCTTTCCTCCAATGGGCCTGGTGCTATAACCGCCAATTCAAGGGAATCCCCGACGGACCCCGGATACTATGTATTTGACTCTTCGGATATAACAAGTTCTACGTCTGGCTTGACGGGACAAGTCTACCTTGGTCGACCTTGGAGGGTGTTGGCACGGGTTGTGTACCAGCGATCCATCTTACCGGACACGATCAATCCAAAGGGATGGACGACTATGGCTGAAGGCGCAACACC CATCTTCATGGAGTACATGAACACTGGTGCTGGTGCAAATACTTCTCAACGACAGATGGAAACGCAACAAGCTGCTCTCATCACCCATGAGCAAGTGTTGGGGAGTGACTACAATACGTGGATCGATAGTAGTTTCTAA